From a single Brassica napus cultivar Da-Ae chromosome C9, Da-Ae, whole genome shotgun sequence genomic region:
- the LOC106448076 gene encoding uncharacterized protein LOC106448076 — protein sequence MRDCRPIACCNVLYKVVSKVLANRLKKLLPRIIIANKSAFVKGRLLMENVLLASEVVKDYHKNSIAPRCAMKLDISKAFDSVQWSFLLNSPVAMGFPERFIHWIKLCVTTPSFSVQVNRDLAGYIQSSRGLRQGCSLSPYLFVLCMNVLSYKIDKALREKKFGIYPRCQSLALTHLCFFDDLMVFVEGTKNSVEGVLSVFDEFAGWSGLSISLEKSTIFMVGIAEGERSRILTNFPFAEGKLTVCYLGLPLMTQVMGRQDYLPQGTVFRLPGQCSKEIEKLCSAFLWSRPELKSTGAKVACQDICKTKDKGGLAIWPLKEVNHLKLIWRMFPGDSLWGKWIRTNLLKKKSFWEVSEKTQAGSWIWRKMLKLRYVARPFHMKDVGNGRQISFWFDRWSEFGVMSELLGERGILEMGIRREATLEEALCNQRRKKRHRRPILNDIEKEMSIVKEKLSSEMEDVDLWGWKSGYKNNFSTTETWQQTQEVGSACTWGKSIWFSQASPKFAFMTWIAMHDSNGKKEEFLSQICITSHLVYIVVGKKHAPSWRLSYGVASLD from the exons ATGAGGGACTGTAGACCCATTGCTTGTTGCAATGTGCTCTATAAAGTAGTCTCAAAAGTTCTTGCCAACCGGTTAAAAAAACTACTTCCCAGGATCATTATTGCAAACAAGTCCGCTTTTGTGAAGGGTAGGCTGCTGATGGAAAATGTGCTTCTGGCTTCAGAAGTAGTTAAGGATTATCACAAGAACTCGATCGCTCCTCGTTGTGCTATGAAACTGGATATTTCTAAAGCTTTTGATTCTGTTCAATGGTCCTTCCTTCTGAACAGTCCAGTGGCTATGGGATTCCCAGAAAGATTTATCCATTGGATCAAGTTATGTGTTACCACTCCCTCCTTCTCGGTCCAAGTCAACAGAGATTTAGCTGGCTATATCCAGAGCTCAAGGGGGCTGCGCCAGGGCTGTTCCCTTTCACCATATCTCTTCGTTCTTTGTATGAACGTTTTGTCATATAAAATTGACAAAGCGTTGAGGGAGAAGAAATTTGGAATCTATCCTCGGTGTCAATCTCTCGCCCTCACCCATCTCTGCTTTTTTGACGACTTGATGGTGTTTGTGGAAGGTACCAAGAACTCTGTAGAAGGAGTGCTCTCAGTATTTGATGAATTTGCAGGGTGGTCGGGTCTTTCTATCAGCCTAGAGAAATCAACTATCTTTATGGTTGGGATTGCTGAAGGTGAGAGAAGTAGAATTCTCACAAACTTCCCGTTTGCTGAGGGTAAGCTTACAGTCTGTTACTTGGGATTACCTCTGATGACTCAGGTTATGGGTAGACAAGATTATTTGCCACAG GGCACTGTCTTTCGACTTCCAGGTCAATGTTCAAAAGAGATTGAGAAACTCTGCTCCGCTTTCTTGTGGTCTAGGCCAGAGCTTAAGTCTACTGGTGCTAAGGTTGCGTGTCAGGACATCTGTAAAACAAAAGACAAGGGTGGGCTGGCGATTTGGCCGTTGAAAGAAGTTAACCATCTAAAGCTTATCTGGAGAATGTTTCCTGGAGACTCTCTTTGGGGTAAGTGGATTAGAACTAATCTTCTCAAAAAGAAAAGCTTCTGGGAAGTTAGTGAGAAAACGCAAGCAGGCTCTTGGATATGGAGGAAAATGCTCAAGTTGAGATATGTAGCCAGGCCATTTCATATGAAGGATGTGGGAAATGGGAGACAGATCTCCTTCTGGTTCGATCGGTGGTCTGAGTTTGGGGTGATGTCTGAGTTACTTGGTGAGAGAGGTATACTTGAAATGGGTATCCGAAGGGAAGCTACTTTGGAGGAAGCTCTCTGCAATCAAAGGAGGAAGAAAAGACACAGACGGCCTATCTTAAATGACATTGAAAAGGAGATGAGTATTGTTAAAGAAAAGCTGAGTTCTGAAATGGAGGATGTGGATTTGTGGGGATGGAAGTCGGGTTACAAAAACAACTTTTCAACCACTGAGACATGGCAGCAGACACAAGAAGTAGGGTCGGCTTGTACCTGGGGGAAGAGTATCTGGTTCTCTCAGGCTTCACCAAAGTTTGCCTTCATGACTTGGATTGCAATGCATGACAG CAATGGAAAAAAGGAAGAGTTTCTGTCTCAGATATGCATTACAAGTCACCTTGTATACATTGTGGTGGGAAAGAAACACGCGCCGTCATGGAGACTCTCTTATGGCGTCGCAAGCCTTGACTAA
- the LOC106448077 gene encoding probable DNA-directed RNA polymerase subunit delta translates to MAKQHSEIKLEAEIFFSGILNQVPESYLGVSVEELRNLLDFECSLEDCKGLEVVVSAEEIKNVPVVVEEEIHNEEEIHNGEDIQNEEETDGGNRVNEEAVAESDSSSSVEGDDCEENELFEVEVGEANLSSDHFEAAAQEDGDDLYDANDDSGDDIWDEDHIPDPLFNDDRDVEEECRKFNYGPDDIVALRKTFNTAKEFKYAVLKYSLKTQ, encoded by the exons ATGGCCAAACAGCATTCTGAGATAAAACTAGAGgctgagatttttttttctgggatCCTTAATCAAGTTCCGGAGAGCTATCTGGGTGTGTCTGTGGAGGAGTTAAGGAACCTGCTGGATTTTGAATGCTCCTTGGAGGACTGCAAAGGGTTGGAGGTTGTTGTTTCTGCTGAGGAGATTAagaatgt gcCTGTTGTTGTTGAAGAAGAAATACATAATGAAGAAGAGATACATAATGGAGAAGATATACAGAATGAAGAAGAAACTGATGGTGGAAACCGTGTGAATGAAGAAGCAGTTGCAGAGTCGGATTCTTCTTCATCTGTTGAGGGAGATGACTGTGAG GAGAATGAGTTATTCGAAGTAGAGGTTGGAGAGGCTAACTTGTCTTCTGATCACTTTGAAGCTGCAGCacaagaagatggagatgactTGTATGATGCTAACGATGACAGTGGTGATGATATTTGGGACGAAGATCACATTCCGGATCCTTTATTCAATGATGATCGTGATGTGGAAGAAGAATGTAGGAAATTCAACTACGGGCCTGATGACATTGTTGCGCTACGAAAGACTTTTAACACTGCTAAGGAGTTCAAGTATGCTGTTCTCAAGTACTCTTTGAAGACACAATAA